A single window of Spirochaetales bacterium DNA harbors:
- the rsgA gene encoding ribosome small subunit-dependent GTPase A encodes MSLHQLGWNAFFKTSFDRIEEKDKKIEPARVLCGYREQYRTGFDGGECLASISGKFRYQAAQTGDFPVAGDWVAVTVEETGAQAVIHRLLPRKTCFSRKAAGTGIDEQVLSANVDTGFIVTDFGYDFNVRRIERYLTLVYESGARPVIVLNKADMCGERSPFLAAVESVAFGVPVVVLSTVSGAGFDSLSGFLSEGKTAAFLGSSGVGKSSIINRLAGCDLMATGNTRSMGKGRHTTSRRELFVLDAIGIVIDNPGMREIQLWADEDSADDTFPDIARLAAGCRFRDCTHSHEPGCAVLAAVRNGTIDEKRYKSFMKQKQELRRISKYAGLSKQEAHKKRKANDKKLAKLIRHMKKKDE; translated from the coding sequence ATGTCATTACATCAATTAGGCTGGAACGCCTTTTTTAAAACGTCATTCGACCGGATCGAAGAAAAAGATAAAAAGATCGAGCCCGCCCGTGTCCTCTGCGGTTACCGTGAACAGTATCGTACGGGGTTTGATGGGGGGGAATGCCTCGCGTCGATCAGCGGAAAATTCCGGTATCAGGCGGCACAGACCGGGGATTTCCCTGTCGCCGGGGACTGGGTTGCCGTGACCGTGGAAGAGACGGGGGCGCAGGCGGTGATTCACCGCCTGCTGCCGCGAAAGACCTGTTTCTCCCGGAAAGCGGCGGGAACCGGCATCGACGAACAGGTCCTCTCCGCCAATGTGGATACCGGCTTTATCGTTACCGATTTCGGCTACGACTTCAACGTCCGCCGGATCGAACGGTACCTCACCCTCGTGTATGAAAGCGGTGCCCGGCCGGTCATCGTTCTCAACAAGGCCGATATGTGCGGCGAGCGGAGCCCGTTTCTCGCCGCCGTCGAATCGGTCGCTTTCGGGGTCCCGGTCGTCGTTCTCAGCACGGTGTCGGGGGCCGGATTCGACTCACTTTCAGGCTTCCTCTCCGAGGGGAAAACGGCCGCGTTTCTCGGCTCCTCCGGGGTGGGGAAGTCCTCGATCATCAACCGCCTTGCGGGATGCGACCTGATGGCCACGGGAAACACCAGATCAATGGGAAAAGGCCGGCATACGACATCGAGGAGGGAGCTTTTCGTACTGGATGCAATCGGGATCGTCATCGATAATCCCGGGATGCGGGAGATCCAATTATGGGCGGACGAGGATTCGGCGGACGATACCTTTCCGGATATCGCACGTCTTGCCGCCGGATGCCGGTTTCGGGATTGCACGCATTCGCACGAACCCGGCTGCGCCGTCCTCGCCGCGGTACGGAACGGTACCATCGACGAAAAACGGTATAAAAGCTTCATGAAGCAGAAACAGGAACTCAGGCGGATTTCGAAATATGCCGGACTGTCGAAACAGGAAGCGCACAAGAAGAGGAAAGCAAATGATAAAAAGCTGGCAAAACTCATACGGCATATGAAAAAAAAGGACGAATAA